From Nicotiana tabacum cultivar K326 chromosome 15, ASM71507v2, whole genome shotgun sequence, the proteins below share one genomic window:
- the LOC107777047 gene encoding V-type proton ATPase subunit E — MNDTDVSKQIQQMVRFIRQEAEEKANEISVSAEEEFNIEKLQLVEAEKKKIRQEFERKEKQVDVRKKIEYSMQLNASRIKVLQAQDDLVSSMKEAAAKELLHVSHHHNHHIYKKLLHDLIVQSLLRLKEPSVLLRCRKDDVHLVEDVLDAAKEEYAEKAMVHSPEIIVDNIHLPPAPSHHNAHGPSCSGGVVLASRDGKIVCENTLDARLEVVFRKKLPEIRKCLFGQVAT; from the exons ATGAACGACACAGATGTATCCAAGCAGATCCAGCAGATGGTCAGATTCATCCGCCAAGAAGCGGAGGAAAAAGCTAATGAGATTTCCGTCTCCGCTGAAGAA GAATTCAACATTGAGAAGTTGCAGCTAGTCGAAgcggagaagaagaagatcagacaAGAATTCGAACGCAAGGAGAAACAAGTTGACGTTCGCAAAAAAAT TGAGTATTCCATGCAACTCAATGCCTCTCGGATCAAAGTTCTCCAAGCTCAGGATGACTTGGTTAGCTCCATGAAGGAAGCAGCAGCGAAGGAGCTCTTACATGTTAGCCATCACCACAACCACCATATCTATAAGAAGCTTCTTCATGATCTTATTGTTCAG AGTTTACTCAGACTTAAAGAGCCTTCTGTGCTGTTGCGTTGTCGAAAAGATGATGTACACCTGGTAGAAGATGTATTGGATGCTGCAAAGGAGGAGTATGCAGAGAAGGCAATGGTCCACTCACCTGAGATCATAGTTGACAACATCCACCTTCCACCAGCCCCATCTCATCATAATGCACACGGTCCTTCTTG CTCTGGAGGAGTAGTATTGGCTTCTCGAGATGGGAAAATTGTTTGTGAGAACACACTTGATGCCAGATTGGAAGTTGTGTTCCGTAAAAAACTGCCCGAG ATTCGCAAGTGTCTATTTGGTCAGGTTGCTACCTGA